DNA from Candidatus Palauibacter soopunensis:
TCACCCGCGCGCTCAGCCGCTCGACTTGCCGCTGCAAGGCTTCGACCTGTTCTCGTAACACTCCGATCCGTCCGGAGTGCCGCCGCTGTTCCGTTTCGTACTGCTCGGACAACCTTTCCAATGCGGCCGTCAGCCGCCGCTCCAAATCGGTCACGAAGCTCCTTCCTCACTCCCTCGACAGCTTCAAGTAGGGCCGCCCTTCCATGGTGAAGGCCGGACGGACCGTCGTCCCGGCGGGCAGCGACACGTACCGGTCCCCGCTGCTCTCCAGCAACTCGACGCCCCAGGTCGTCTCCTCGATCTCGGCCAGCATCGCGCGCGCCCACCCGGTCCGCGTGTCCAGCTCGTCCAAGGTCTCGATCCGGTCGTGGATGCTCCTCGACAGCCAGTGCATCGTCCCCAAGCTTCCGAAGCAGATACCGAGGAAGAGGCTCATGCCGACCACCAGCGGCCGGAGCCAGGCCTTCATCAACAACTCGCGCATCCGCCCGGTCGCCTCGACCGTATCGGCCTCGATGGAACGCAGCGCGCCGCTTGCGATTGCGTTCAAGTTCTCGCCGAGCCGCGCGAGCTCGCGCGCGGCTTCGTCCTCGATGCGCCTCCGGTCGGTCTCCAGCCTGTTCCTCAGCCGGGACGTCAAGTCGCCCGGGCTCGAAGTCTCGTTCATACAGTTCTCCTCTCAGCCGCCACCGCTTCCCGCTGTCGGGATCGCGGGCGGTGATGTAGTCCTTGCCTTGGCGGGTCACGTCGAGGCCAACGTCCTCCAGCGCGGAGACCACGTCGGCTCGGTCCTTGACCGCGCCGTGCTCGACGCGCTGCACGAGGTAGTCGCGGATCAGCGTGCGCGGGTCCGCCTCGTGTTCGAGCCCGGCCCGCAGCTTCGACGCCTCGATGTAGGCCACGTGGCCCGGCCGCTGCGCCCTCGCCCGCCTCGGATCGTCCGGTCGGCTCCAGCCGTGCTCGTGGTTGAAGGCGTCGCGAAGCGGGGCGAAGGTCTTCTCCCAGCCGGGGGGCGCGATGTTCAAGCTGCGGCCCGTCTGTAGGTCGCACTGCGCGGCCAGAATGTGGACGTGGACGCCGCCTCCGCGCTCGCGGTGCAGAACCGCCGTCCACGAGTAGCGGTCCGGCTCCAGTCCCGCCCACGCCGTCTTCTCGAACTCGTCGAGGACGGCTTCGATCTGTTCGCCGGTGGGCCGGTCCTCCGGCGCCCACGCGATCACGGCCGACGTGTACTTGCGCTCGAAGTCGAGCGAGTCGGCGACGGCGGCCACCATGTCCGGGTTGCCGCGCCACACTTCGACGCCCTCGCGCTCGCGTCCCTCGGCGTCCAACTCGCCGACGAGGTACTTGGCCGCCGCCTTGGCCGAGCCCTTCCCGTGGGACAGGAACCTAACGAGCATCGTCGGCCTCCCCGCCGATGCGGGCGACACGGAGCAGCGAGCGCTCGAAGGACACGAGATGGGCGATCACCGAGACGGCCTCGGCGGCCGTCCTGTGGGTGTTCACCCAGCGGACAAGCTGGTTCAGGTTGTTCCCGATGCGCGCGATCTGGCGCGTGCGCTCGCGCTCGACGGACCGCGCCGCCGCGGTCCACGTATGCGTCCGCGCCATCGCCTCGCGAAGCAGCGCGGAGGGGGACACGCCCGCCGCGGCCGCCTTCTCCCGCCAGGCGGCGTGCTCGGCGGGCGTGACGCGCGCGGCGACCATCACGGTGCGATGCCCCTCAGCCATGAGCGCACCGGCGACGGGGTTCGGGGGCCTCGCCCCCGCGCGTCCGCTGCTCGCGTTGCGGCGCGACAGTTCGGGGGTCTAAGGGGGCCGGAACGCCCCCTTGCCAGCCCGCCGTGTTCAACACGGCGTGTGCTGGCTGCCCGACCAAAGACGCGCCCGACAAGCTGTTCCCCGGCCGCCGCGAAGCGCGCCGCATCACCGCACCGGGCGGGCTTCAGCCGCCCGCCAACCGGTCTCGCGAATCCGGTGCGCGGCCTCGCCGCGCTCACGGGTCTCGACGCCCTCGAACCGGCTCTCGGCGATCCGCTCGGCGACCCACTCCTCGATCTCGGCCTCGATCCAGCCCACGGCGCGCCTGCCCAGGGCGACCGGCCGGGGGAAGCACCCCGCGGCCAACCGGACATAGATCGTGCTCCGCGACAGGCCCGTGCGCGCCATCACCTCGGGCAGCCGCAGGAAGCGGGTCGGAGGGTTCGTTCTCTCATTTCTCGGGTCGGTCATCGTCCTGCTCCTCGTTGTTCTCAGCGTTCTCGTCGGTCTCCGGGTGTCAGGGCCTTCTCGGAGGATCGCGTCCACCTCCCGATGCCCCGTCGTGCTCGGCGATGAACGCGAGAGTCCGGTCCGCCGTCCTGAGCGACGGCGAGCGGCCCCGGCCGATCCGGCGCATCAGGTTCGGGTCGCCCACCGCGTTCATGCCGAACGCCGTCGGGCTCACGCCCGGGCGCCCGAGAAACGCGCCGACGCGCGAAATGAACTGTCCTTCCCAGCGTCTCCATGCCCGAACGCTGAACGAACGTCCGCAAGCTCGTCAACCCCTGGCGAATTAGCTAAGTGCTTATGACGTATCATGTTGTGTCATAGCGTGTCAGAGCCTCGGAAGAGCTCCGCCAGCGGCGCGGCGGGACGCCCCCTTGGCGAACCGAATGGTGATCGTCCAGAGGCATGGAAACCGGTCCGACGAGGCCCGGTCCGACTGGGCTTGCTGCCGCAGTCTGGATCCTGCAACTCACCGAGGCGTGGTCAGTAAGTCGGACGCCGGACTCGGCCATCCACGACCGGGTGCTCGACCGGAATCCGTACAGCGTCGAGGTCAACGCTGACGATTTGGAGCGCTTGGGCCGCTTTTTGGCCCTACCCGTACCCCTCGGGGACCCGAGATCGTCGATCTGAGGCGCTCCTGCGGCCTGTAGATTTCCCGAAATGTGGACGAAACGTGCGGAAACGGCCCCCGAGGGCGTGGAAGAAGCGGCGGCAGGTCGGCGGCCTATCCCCGCGTGACGTAGCTACTCCACGCCTGCATGACCTCGGCACGGCGCTCCAGCAGGTCGGAGCGCTGATACGCTTGGACGACTCGGCTCTTGGGAACGTGGGCGAGGCAGGCCTCCGCGACCTCGGCCGGGACGCCCGTCTCGGCCATCCACGACCGCGCGCTCGAACGGAAGCCGTGAAGCGTCGAGTCCACCCCTGCGATCTGGAGTACCCGAGACACCGTCTTTGGCGCAATCGTCCTGCCGGTCCGCGACGGGAACACCAAGGGCGACTTATCCGACAGCTTGCGCGCCTTCCTCAGCACGTCCAAAGCGCCGGTGCTGAGCGGAACGGCAAACTCGCGGCCCGCCTTCATTCTCGAAGGCGGAATCGTCCACCTCGCCGCGTCCATGTCGATCTCATCCCAGAGCGCGCCCCGGGCTTCGCCGGGACGCACGGCGGTGAGGACGATCAGTTCAATGCACAACGCAGCCTGACTCCCGTCCCCCACGCAACGGATGGACCGGAGCGCCGCCGCGATCTCGCCATGCGGCAGGGCGCGGTGATGGCCCGCCGCGCCGCCGTTCGGCTTCGGCAGTGCCGCCACGGCCCGGTCCACCGGGTTGTCCCTGCGGTAGTTGCGCCCGATGCTCCACCGGAACACGGCGGTGATCCGGTGCTTGGCCTTCCGCGCGGCGGTGGGCATCGAGTTCCAGATCGGGCCAAGGCACGCCAGCACGTCCGCGCTCGTGATCCGGTCCACCCGCTTGTCGAGGAGCGGGGCGGCGTGAAGACGGAAGGTGGACTCCCACTGCTGGGGCAGCGGGCTCCCGGCCTTCCACGAATCGCGGTGAAGTTCGATGGTCCGCCGCGCGGCCTCGGCGAACGTCGGGACGCCGCGCCCGCGCGGGTCCTGTCCCCGGAGAACCCTCCGGCTGTTGTCCAGCGCCTTTTCCCGGGCATCGGCGAGTGTGACCTCGGGGTACGGCCCGAGTCCGATCGAGGTGAGCCGCCCGTCGATCCTGACGCGCTGCCGCCATGTCTTGGTGATCCTCCCGTTGGCCGTCCGGTACACCCGGAGGCTCAGCCCACGCCCGCCTCGTCCGTCGCCGTAGACGCCGGGCCGGTTGACCGTCCGAACGAAGGCGGCGGTGAGCGTCCTGGGTCGCTTGGTCATGCGGGTTCCTTCCGTGGTTGTGTATCACATGCCAAATCACTCTACAAGGAAGAATACACGGGATGTCAGCGGACGGCAAGGGACGAGGCGACTCGAATGCAATATTGGAAGTATTTGTCTAATAAAGTGTTATGAATGACATGATGTACTCTGCTGGACTGCACGGGACACATGCTATCTAGTTCCGCCCGAGCTTGGGTACGCGCCCAGGCTCAGGGTCCTGTATCTGCACTACAACAACTTCACCGGTTCGATTCCGCGGAGTTTCCTCCGTCTTTCCCCGATCCTTTTCCGGATCGCGGGCAACGCGGGCCTCTGCATGCCCGGCACCTCCGAGTTCGTTGCCTGGTTCGAGCGGATCGACCGGCGGAACGGGTCGTTCTGCAGCGAGCCGGACATCGCCGTCCTCGAGTCGCTGTACGAGGGGACGGGGGGCGACGACTGGACCCGCTCGGACGGCTGGTTCGACGGCATCCTGCTCTCGGAATGGTACGGCGTCACGCCGGACTCGATCGGCCGGGTGCAGGGCCTGGACCTGAGCGGGAACGGACTCGCGGGCCGTCTCCCGCCGCGCCTCGCCGACCTCTCAGGTCTGACCGACCTTCGGATCGGCGACAATCCGCTCACGGGGCCGCTGCCGCTGTCGCTGCGGCAGCTCCCGCTCCGGACGCTGCACTACGCGGACACGGACCTTTGCGTCCCGGGCGCGACGTCCTTCCGCGCGTGGCTCGCGGCCATTGAATCGCATGACGGAACCGGCGTCGAATGCGCGCCAGCCACGGACCGGTCCATCCTCGAGGCGTTCCACGCCGCGACCTCCGGCGCGGATTGGGACCGAGACGACAACTGGCTGACCGACGCGCCACTCGATCAGTGGCACGGGGTGGACTCCGACGCCGACGGACGCGTCGTGAGTCTCGCCCTCGCGGGCAACCGCCTCCGGGGGCCCCTCCCGCCCGAGCTGGGCGGCCTCTCGCGGCTGCGCCGCCTGGACCTCGCCAGCAACCCCCTGACGGGACCGATCCCCCCGGAACTCGGCAACCTCTCCCGCCTGACCGAAGTGCGCCTCGTTCAGACGGGCCTTTCTGGTCCCATTCCTCCGGAACTCGCCAATCTGACCGCACTCGAGGAGCTGTCGCTGGACGTCGAGGCTCCGGCGGGTCCCATTCCGCCCGAATTGGGGAATCTCCGGAACCTCAGGCGCCTCGTGCTCACCGGCCCCGGGGTGACGGGATCGATTCCGCCGGAACTCGCCACGCATCTTCCCGAGTAGTCCACGAGGGTTTACCTAGCAGGGCATAACACGTTATTGGATAACGTGTTCAGTAGGATACGCAGCGCCCGTTCGTCCCTTGCCGTCCATCACGATCCCGTGTATTCTTCCCGGTGTAGTGCTGCAATGAGTGATACACCACAAGGAAGGAAGCACCATGACGAAGCGACCGAGAACGCTGAGCGCCGCGTTCGTGCGGACGGTCAACCGGCCCGGAGTCTACGGCGACGGACGCGGCGGGCGCGGGCTGAGCCTCCGGGTTCACCGGACACTGGATGGCCGGATCACCAAGACATGGCGGCAGCGCGTCAGGATCGAGGGGCGGCTCACCTCGATCGGACTCGGGCCGTATCCCGAGGTGACGCTTGCCGAGGCCCGCCAGAAGGCGCTCGACAACAGCCGGGGCGTCCTGTTGGGCCAGGACCCGCGCGGGCGCGGCGTCCCGACGTTCGCCGAGGCCGCCGAGCGGACGATCAAGCTTCACCGCGAGGCGTGGAAGGAGGGGAGCCCGCTTCCCGAGCAGTGGGAGTCCACCTTCCGCCTCCATGCCGCCCCGCTCCTCGACAAGCGGGTGGACCGGATCGAGAGCGCGGACGTGCTGCGCTGCTTGTCGCCGATCTGGAACTCGAAGCCCGCCGCCGCGCGGAAGGCCCGGCACCGGATCGCCGCCGTCTTTCGCTGGTGTATCGGTCGGAACTACCGCCCGGACAACCCGGTCGACCGGGCCGTCGAAGCGCTTCCCAAGGTGAACGGGAACACCACGAGCCATCATCGCGCGCTCCCGCACGCCGAGGTCGGGGCCGCGCTTCGTGCGGTTCGCGGGACGACCGACACGCACCCTTCGGCGGTTCCGTGCGTCGAGT
Protein-coding regions in this window:
- the mobC gene encoding plasmid mobilization relaxosome protein MobC produces the protein MAEGHRTVMVAARVTPAEHAAWREKAAAAGVSPSALLREAMARTHTWTAAARSVERERTRQIARIGNNLNQLVRWVNTHRTAAEAVSVIAHLVSFERSLLRVARIGGEADDAR
- a CDS encoding tyrosine-type recombinase/integrase, yielding MTKRPRTLTAAFVRTVNRPGVYGDGRGGRGLSLRVYRTANGRITKTWRQRVRIDGRLTSIGLGPYPEVTLADAREKALDNSRRVLRGQDPRGRGVPTFAEAARRTIELHRDSWKAGSPLPQQWESTFRLHAAPLLDKRVDRITSADVLACLGPIWNSMPTAARKAKHRITAVFRWSIGRNYRRDNPVDRAVAALPKPNGGAAGHHRALPHGEIAAALRSIRCVGDGSQAALCIELIVLTAVRPGEARGALWDEIDMDAARWTIPPSRMKAGREFAVPLSTGALDVLRKARKLSDKSPLVFPSRTGRTIAPKTVSRVLQIAGVDSTLHGFRSSARSWMAETGVPAEVAEACLAHVPKSRVVQAYQRSDLLERRAEVMQAWSSYVTRG
- a CDS encoding tyrosine-type recombinase/integrase, with protein sequence MTKRPRTLSAAFVRTVNRPGVYGDGRGGRGLSLRVHRTLDGRITKTWRQRVRIEGRLTSIGLGPYPEVTLAEARQKALDNSRGVLLGQDPRGRGVPTFAEAAERTIKLHREAWKEGSPLPEQWESTFRLHAAPLLDKRVDRIESADVLRCLSPIWNSKPAAARKARHRIAAVFRWCIGRNYRPDNPVDRAVEALPKVNGNTTSHHRALPHAEVGAALRAVRGTTDTHPSAVPCVELIVLTAVRPGEARGARWDEIDMDAGVWTIPASRMKAGREFAVPLSRGALDVLGRARKLSGKSSLVFPSRTGGPLPSKAPLRVLRRAGVDSTLHGFRSSARSWMAETGVPAEVAEACLAHVPKSQVVQAYQRSDLLARRAEVMQGWNDYIG